ATGTGCAAGTGGTTTTATCGTTGAGCTAGCAAATGTTTTATTATCATATTTTGGACTAATTTTTACATTTTCTAATGTGTCTGGGCGGATGTCGGACTGCATCACAAAGTCTATCCAGCCACCGGCTGCAATGGAAAGGTAAGGCAGGTCGATATCTTTATTATTGCCATCGACGAAGTTGCCAATAGAGGTCATTGATTCATTAGATTGGCTTACTTTTAATGTCCAACTGTCATAAACGGGCGCTTGTGTATTATCAATTTGGCCACTTGTTATTTGTGCCAGTTTAACCTTTAGCTTAGAGAAGGCTTCCGTTAATGCTTTGCCGTATTCAAGGCCTTGTCCTTTATTTTCTAAACGCAGATGATAGACTACTTTTTCACCGTCTATGGTGTGATCATAAATCGTTTTTTCGATGCTTAGGCTATCATCGGTATACGCTTTATGCATTTTTTTAATGTTGGCTAAAAGCATATGTGAGCGTGCGGAGCTACTTTTATAGCGTGAGTCGATAGTGACACTATTAATAAAATCGCCGACCACATTTTCTTTAATGTGCGCTTTAATGGTGTAGGTTAAAAAAGAGTCTCCACTAGAGGCGTTTTTGGCTGCCAGATCAAAATTGGTATTGAGATCATTATCAGCCGAATAACTACCCGCATCTGTAATGCCACTATTATCTTTTTCAGCTGTTATGGTCCAATGATCAAAAGCAGGGCAGGGTGTTGTTTGTCCGTTGCTTAAAGAGTAACAAGCGCTCATCACGCTGCCAATGTCGTCTTTAATTGACAGGTTATCTAAATGTACATCTTGCTCATTACGTAATTTTATCTGATATTCAACATAACCATCGGGTTTATAGCCACCGAGGCCACTGGCTAACTTTGTGACACCATCTGGCTCATAATAGGCAATGATTTCTTTTTTATAAGTGAATTTTTGTGGTGCTGGTTTAGAGATATTACTCACTAGGTTCGCATTTACGGTAAGATTATTGACAATATTACCAATGGCCTTTGGATGTACGGTTGCTTCAATAAAATATTGTAGTTTACTGTCTTTGCCCAGTGAAAAATGTGTGTTGAGATCTTGGTCGTCAGCGTAAGTTCCCGCACTTGAATTCATATCGGCTAGAGAGTCAGTGATTTTGTCGGTAATAGTCCAACCTGATGGGAATGCTTTGTCGTTATTACCATCAATTAAATCGACTGTGATCTTCGATAATTCATCTAAAATTGGAATGTTATAAGCATTACCTCCGCCGGTGTTTTTAACCGTTAAAATATAATTTAATGGCTGATCTGGCAGATAATTTTTTTCTTGTGTTGTTTTAAAGAAGCTTAGGTGAGGAGGTGCCGATTCAACCGTAATACCCCCAATCGTAATATCACCAACAGCGTCATTACGCACTGTGCCAATGACTTGGTAAGTCACCGAGTCACCACTGGCAATATCGATAATGGTGTTAATGTTTTGATTGTTTTCAACGGTGCCATCGCTACGTCCATCGGTTGTACCGTCTCCACCATGCGTGCTGATTTTAGACACATCGACACTAAAGACATCTTTAAACGGATGTTGTGAGCTACCATTCATTAATAAAACGCGTACATCCGTAATATTTTCTTTAACCGTGCGATCATTCGTATAACCTGTTTTAGAGGCATATGTGACGCGGTAAGTCAGGGTGTCGCCTGGGCCATAATATTTATTGGGTTTACCGTTGACCAATAAAACTTTCGTGATACTTAAATGATTGGTCGCTAGGTTAATTTCATGCAGTGACTCTTTTGATAATTGGTTACTGTCCGCATAGTCTTTATAAACAAAGGCGGTATTACTGATGATCCGGCTGAGAGTATTACCCTCTTTCATGCCCACAAAATTATCTTTTACATGCACTTTGATTTTAAATATTTTATTTTCACCCGGGCTTAAGGTTAACTTAATGCCCAAGTTTTTCGCTGGGTAAATAAAATCATCGTTCGTTTTAGGGCCAAAAGATGACTCGCCAGGGAGTTTTATTTGCCAAGAATCAAACGGAGATTGATCTTCTAAATTGGGATAATGTTTATCTTTACTATTTGCGAGTACCCCTTTGATTTCGGTTAGCATATCAGTGACTGTTAAATTTTCTTCAGTAGTCGTCTCACTGTTATTAACAATCATAATTGAGTAGATAAGATCTTCGCCCGGGATCATGCGCGTTTGATCTGCTACTTTCAAAATGGAGACGTTTAATTTACTTAACGCATCTCCCTTGCCCACACTTGCTGTTGAAGAGTGATGTGTATTGTTTAACGGATCATAGATTTTAACCGTATTAGTAATGTTGTCAGCCACATAATCATTTTTTACGATGCCGGTGACGGTATAGGCGACAAAACCGAGTCCACCATAAGTGCCCGTTTTACCATCGGCGGGATCAAGATCAACAACGGTTGCAATATTTTGGCCATTTTGTAGTGTATTTGTGGTATCAAAATTAGAGCCTGTGCGCGGATGTGTATCTGTCTTACCTTCTAAAGTCCAGTTAGGCTCAAAAATATTAAGCGCCGTAATATTATCGGTTACTTGCACATTATTCGCGTAGCCTTGGCCACTATTAAACACATAAATATCAAAAGAAAGCTTCTGTCCGGGTGTAAAATTATCAAAGCTGGTCGTTTTAAGGACGGTCACGCGCGGTGGTTTAGGCGTGATAGAGGCATCTGCGTTGAGCGTGCCATGCGGGCTTTGCATTTCAAGCGTTGCATGGTTAGTAAAAGTCCCCCAAATAATTTTGCTCTCATCAGAGCGGTCAATCTTAGCAATAATAGTGTAGGTTATTTGTATATTGGCAGGGATCTGTATTGTTGTATTTATATTTGTATCATCATCAAAAACGCCCGTACTGGCGGCCGCTATCAGCTTTGCTTGTTGCGCGCTACTAAGACCTGAAGGATCTAACACTTTTACGTCGACGCTTGTTGTCCATGCATTAAAGGCCGGTATTTTGCCTCCTGCATGCAGTATTTCAGCCTCAATATCGGTTAAGGTATCGATTAATTTAACATCGATAGCAAAGCCAGCTTGTTTTTTGTTTTTAATCAATAACTTGTAGGTTACGGTTGTTGAGCCTTTTGAGTAATAGCTATTATTAGTATTATTAAGAAGATCATTTACCTGTGCAGATTTTGCGAAGCTTACGTCCGGATCATAAGGGTAGGCCATACGGTTGGCGGTTAAACTATTATTAATGCGTACATTATTATCGATAGTGCCATTTGCAGTGGCAGTGATATGAACTTTAATGCGATAAGTAATAATGGTATGTGCTTCAATGGAAGCATATACATCAAATTTATCAGGGCTTTGTAGTGTTCCATTGATACCTGTAACGGTGGACTGAGTGGGCGAGCCATCAATATGTTCACTGCTTGCTGTCACTTCCCAAGAGTCATATGCGGGAATTTGAGCACCATTAATATCAGTGACCATGATAGCGCCAAGATCATCAAAAACACGAATATTATCGGCAATGCCATCGCCAGTATTACCCACTTTTACGGTATATATCAAAGTGCTTCCGGGCGCATATTTTTCGATATTAACGTCTTTGATAATCGACAAATTAAAGTCTGGCATATCAAGGCCCGTACCGGTTTCACTGATATTATCATTACAAGCGGGGTCGTTATCGACAATATGGCCAATATTTGTGGTGCTGACGGTAGCGGTCAATTTATATTTGATCTCTTTACCGGGGGCGATATCTACAGAAATTTGTAGGTCGCCCGTTTGAGGTACATTATAAGAAAATTGACCGGGATCACTTCCCTGCGCGCCATTACCCTTGATCACTTCTAATTTCCAACTTGAAAAAGCAGGGCCATCGGGCGCGTTATTTGATTGCTCGCTTTTTATACAGGTTAAGTTGTCCGTCAACTGTAAATTATTCGCAAAATATCTATCAGAGGTGTTTTTGACGCTAATGTTATAAACAATATCCCCCCCTGGAACATACTCGCCTTGCAACGTCGATTTTGTTATTTGTATTTCAGGATCAGTTTCATCAAGAACGGTGGCAGCGATAAGATCTTCTGATATTTTATTCTCATCTTTTTTTATTTCATTACTATCAAATATTCTTGCTGTTACGCCCTTAATATCGCCGATACTCACCGGACTTATGTTGGCACTTATCTCGTATTCTATTTTTTCGCCCGGGTAGATAGAAACCAGATCATCAAATATTTTGTCTGTTTGGGCTCCTGATATTTGTAACTCAGAGGTGGAGTGGCTGCCAATATTGACGACTGAAAAGGCCCAAGTACTATTAACGGGGCCGAGTTGATCGCTGGAGTTATTGTTATTAAGATCTAAATCATTGGCATTATTAGTGATTAAATCAGCAATGTTATGGCGCACATGATATTGGCTGACAATGTTATTACTGGTATTGCTAATGGTCAGTGTCATGCTCATTGCTGAGTCAACATAATATGGGCTACTACTGTTATATTTATGCTGCGTTATTTCCAAGTAGCCAATGGCGGGTGGAATGCTTGATTTTATTGATTTTTTTATGCTTCGATCGGTCTCACTGCTCAGTGAAAGATTAATATCCCCCACTAAATTATCAGTGATGGTCGTTTGTATGGTGTAGGTTAATGTATCGCCAGTGGCAATGATTGCTTTTTCAATCTGCAGATCATCACTACTTAAACTATTACCTACATTACTGTCGGCGTTATTTTTTTTTGCGCTAATACTGACCTGACTAAAAGCGGGGATCGCGGTGCCATCGATACTTTCAACAAGTAAAGACATAAAGTCTTGTTGCAAGGATAAATGCTGAATTTTATCTGAGCCGGTATTTTTAACTTTTAATGTGTAAGTGAGGCTGTTATTAATTTGATATTCACTTTTATCTGCGATTAAGCTAAGCGAATACTTATAAACAGGGGCTTTAACAATGGGAGCATTATTTTGGATATCATCGCTATCTGATGTCACCTTGACGCTGAGAGTATCGATGGGGACTAATAGTTCATCGCTTACCACTGCTGTTACTGTGTAGGTTAACGTGCCATTTGCACGTAACTGCGCGTTACTGACTAATAAGTCGCCACTGCCTACAAAGTCTCCTTTATTTGATAATAAAGAGGCTTGTCCTAAAATTTTACTGCTTACAAAAACGTTTTGATTGTTAGATTGAAGAGATGTGAAGTCTGCATTAACAGAGATATTGCGGATCCGACGACTACTGTTATTTTTAATTTTTATCTGATAAACCAAGGGCGCATTATTTTCATAGGTGCTTTGATCAACTTGAATATCGATAGACAGGTCGCTTGCAAGTGCTTGTAATGAAAATAAACTTAGTATGCAACTTATGAATGTTACAAAGAGAATTCGATATGAATATGAAAATAATTTGATCACAATACGTTTATCCATTTAAGCTGAAAATTTGTTATAAAGGTTTACATACGATTTTTAAAATATTCAAGTTAAAACACCTGTGCTGATATTATCATCGCGTGTTGTAAATTCCATGCTCAACCCGACAGGTGTAGGTAAAGAAATAATAAGAATGAACTTCAATGTTGAATTTATATTTACGAATATAATGGTCTATATTTTTATAGTGTAAACTTTGATAGTCAATATTTTATAAAATAAAAGCACATGGTTCAAGAGGGAATGCCCTGTCCTGATTGTTGTTGTCTTTTTTGTGATCTATATTAGATATTTTTAACGTTAGAGAAAAATAGGCGTTTTTGCACAACAGTGATCTTGGCTACAAAGTTAATCTTTTAGATCTGTGATATTAATTATTTTGAGTGCTTTTATATGCAGAAAAAGGGGGAAGGGGTCAGATTTAAAACTTACTTTTCTTGTTTTTTTAGTGGATTATCGTTATTTAGAACTATTGTTAAGAATCTGCTTGTACAAAAAAGGGATCCGTATTTTTTAGGATCTTTAATCGGTTTTTAGTATCGGACTTTTAGCGGTCGCATTGATTTACTATGCTTGGGTTAAGGGGGAAAAAGAAAAAGAGAGTTGCTAGGAATTGACTTAAATTATTCTTCAGAATACATTTAGAAGGGTATTATTGTGACCTTTTTTTAGACATTTAAACGCCAAAAGTAACAAAGTAATAGTAGCGTATGGTATCTTTATATTAGATGATAAAGTACACTGAATCTTAAGCTTGGTGGCTTATGGTCGGCCATAAATCAGTCAATCGAAATGAGTCGAGCTACATTGCGTATTTTTTTATATTCTCCGTTATATATTTTATATAATATTCACTTTTTAAGTGCAGTTACTTTTGTAAAATATTTTCATCATATCTAAGTGATCTTATCTAATCTTATCTTGGTGTCTTAGCGAGGATTGGGGTTAGATGCATTGATAGCATTCATTACTTGCGGTGTTTCTGTTATTTTTAGCAACGCATATTGACTGCGCCACGCGTGGTCAAATAACGTCTCTAAAACGCTGACGACTCGGCGTTCCATAATAAGGATGTCTTTGAGCTGCTGTTTATCCCCTTTTCATTATTTTATGATATATGGCATTAGTGCACTTTATTCTTTGATGTTTTTATTGAGTAATTTAAATGATAAACTCGTTTAGAGCGGGATATTTGTAAGCTACGTGCGTGGATCAAATAATGGTCAATAAACAGCCCCAAACAACATTAATGGCGTGTCACTTCGCCATGTAAAAATCTTCAGATCCAGATCCAGCGACTAAAATGGTTGCATATGAATATTTCCCCTTCACCCAGTAAATGCTGATAACAAGGCGCACTAATCATAAAACATCATGTAAAAACAGGCTATTGGTAGGTAATAAAAATAAAGAAAAGCCTAAAAAGGTCCCAATTAGCGTTTCCCATAAACGTTGACTCGCTTTAGTTAATACATATCCCATGTAAGACTCGGGGCCCATTACCACAATAATGGTTATCTCTGCGCATCTGGAATACAGAAAATTAAAAATAGGGACAATAAGCAAAGCTATCGCACAAGCAATCACGAGCGTAAAATATGTAATACGCGTTGATGACGAATAACAAAATGAGCGGATAAGCGTATCGGTATCTCTTTAGGAATGGATAAAAGAGCAAGTTGCTCTTTTATCGTATTTTATAAAAAGTAAAAATAAATTTGTATGTTGACTCGCCGTTATTTATAAGCAGGGGAGTTATTCATGGGCATAGAGCGCATCGATTGCACCCTGTTGAATTTGTTTTTCAATCTTTTTCAAACAAACTTGAATTGTCTTAAAGACAAGCGCTAAATTATCGTAACATTGTGCTTCGTTGTGGCCA
The sequence above is a segment of the Psychromonas sp. CNPT3 genome. Coding sequences within it:
- a CDS encoding DUF11 domain-containing protein; protein product: MIKLFSYSYRILFVTFISCILSLFSLQALASDLSIDIQVDQSTYENNAPLVYQIKIKNNSSRRIRNISVNADFTSLQSNNQNVFVSSKILGQASLLSNKGDFVGSGDLLVSNAQLRANGTLTYTVTAVVSDELLVPIDTLSVKVTSDSDDIQNNAPIVKAPVYKYSLSLIADKSEYQINNSLTYTLKVKNTGSDKIQHLSLQQDFMSLLVESIDGTAIPAFSQVSISAKKNNADSNVGNSLSSDDLQIEKAIIATGDTLTYTIQTTITDNLVGDINLSLSSETDRSIKKSIKSSIPPAIGYLEITQHKYNSSSPYYVDSAMSMTLTISNTSNNIVSQYHVRHNIADLITNNANDLDLNNNNSSDQLGPVNSTWAFSVVNIGSHSTSELQISGAQTDKIFDDLVSIYPGEKIEYEISANISPVSIGDIKGVTARIFDSNEIKKDENKISEDLIAATVLDETDPEIQITKSTLQGEYVPGGDIVYNISVKNTSDRYFANNLQLTDNLTCIKSEQSNNAPDGPAFSSWKLEVIKGNGAQGSDPGQFSYNVPQTGDLQISVDIAPGKEIKYKLTATVSTTNIGHIVDNDPACNDNISETGTGLDMPDFNLSIIKDVNIEKYAPGSTLIYTVKVGNTGDGIADNIRVFDDLGAIMVTDINGAQIPAYDSWEVTASSEHIDGSPTQSTVTGINGTLQSPDKFDVYASIEAHTIITYRIKVHITATANGTIDNNVRINNSLTANRMAYPYDPDVSFAKSAQVNDLLNNTNNSYYSKGSTTVTYKLLIKNKKQAGFAIDVKLIDTLTDIEAEILHAGGKIPAFNAWTTSVDVKVLDPSGLSSAQQAKLIAAASTGVFDDDTNINTTIQIPANIQITYTIIAKIDRSDESKIIWGTFTNHATLEMQSPHGTLNADASITPKPPRVTVLKTTSFDNFTPGQKLSFDIYVFNSGQGYANNVQVTDNITALNIFEPNWTLEGKTDTHPRTGSNFDTTNTLQNGQNIATVVDLDPADGKTGTYGGLGFVAYTVTGIVKNDYVADNITNTVKIYDPLNNTHHSSTASVGKGDALSKLNVSILKVADQTRMIPGEDLIYSIMIVNNSETTTEENLTVTDMLTEIKGVLANSKDKHYPNLEDQSPFDSWQIKLPGESSFGPKTNDDFIYPAKNLGIKLTLSPGENKIFKIKVHVKDNFVGMKEGNTLSRIISNTAFVYKDYADSNQLSKESLHEINLATNHLSITKVLLVNGKPNKYYGPGDTLTYRVTYASKTGYTNDRTVKENITDVRVLLMNGSSQHPFKDVFSVDVSKISTHGGDGTTDGRSDGTVENNQNINTIIDIASGDSVTYQVIGTVRNDAVGDITIGGITVESAPPHLSFFKTTQEKNYLPDQPLNYILTVKNTGGGNAYNIPILDELSKITVDLIDGNNDKAFPSGWTITDKITDSLADMNSSAGTYADDQDLNTHFSLGKDSKLQYFIEATVHPKAIGNIVNNLTVNANLVSNISKPAPQKFTYKKEIIAYYEPDGVTKLASGLGGYKPDGYVEYQIKLRNEQDVHLDNLSIKDDIGSVMSACYSLSNGQTTPCPAFDHWTITAEKDNSGITDAGSYSADNDLNTNFDLAAKNASSGDSFLTYTIKAHIKENVVGDFINSVTIDSRYKSSSARSHMLLANIKKMHKAYTDDSLSIEKTIYDHTIDGEKVVYHLRLENKGQGLEYGKALTEAFSKLKVKLAQITSGQIDNTQAPVYDSWTLKVSQSNESMTSIGNFVDGNNKDIDLPYLSIAAGGWIDFVMQSDIRPDTLENVKISPKYDNKTFASSTIKPLAHDVSIDKKIISIGGRPYTSAQNYYLPGDEVIYEVIVDNKNAVWFDNILLRDIISGVHVEVIGGSIVSAFTDFNITNVITTGLDSKVDTLALDYLNNADLILDPSAGVDIAPEENIIFLIKANIREDALGDIDANVAYADNHNAQTAKIPPAPALISFEKSVASTTAESGTCTFPSSTGKNCNYNPEGQVTYQLIVSNNGDGIANDIHIEDFISKIKVNDNVNAFTSNSVSVIESPDDARYSINGNFEGRVDLDARLDLMPGDKIIFEMLGTVSARATGDILNTAKINSKPSNTITLSEGTASIHANKTSDTESYIPGQKITYSITISNTSEVNTIVSVIDPISMFLVETADGTEQTALENWTIESNVISDATSDSQQTYTDISTLPLSGDINAQIKMAASRSDTDFTKVEIKITGNIRSDAIGKFTNIATINGRNYKLDFGNIVPVNGTLEVEKTITKATDTYLPNEVIGFDVQVSNVGDGYLTNVLISDLVSSIRSDFAGQTLPGQVFDIWDTPTIIIEGDNTNLTQQLFSQNDANGFNARYNIAPHQKIKLHFQAKVNAKTMGDITNTVDVEDDKGTKQSAFATYRPEKANVTVTKVVDKSEYESGDKLTYVINIVNSTGAWAKDVHITDLFSLIESANVFGKTSLAFKADSLKIQAISATGNTLMPLNHKGDIDGYIDISPNDTLTITASADLLEDIYGDVINEVTVQFDGQTSSAQAKSIARIPGLIFTKSAPVLFYTPGEPSDYILTIKNDSNSYASDIKLKDIISGLRVNTIDAKTEPAFDTWNIKSKTGDVKTIISDFEANNADLDVNITLAPNDTVEFTISGLVNKKAVGRVNNNASLEFNNLTVSRSAFLLPAIQNVTFVKSVADGTKEGIYTANEEASFFLTLTNNANSFARGINIVDLMDELTVNTLSGKEEAAFSDFDISYKISNDKYDTSIIETVDIADALDINIDLAPNARIKFTLTGRVNADAIGPIINNANMTKNNNEITESALLQPAGIVLVVTKIADKKEYINTDLQLTYTLNAYNRGSNDASAILLTDEISALQNAAGTPLFTDWITIIKEMPSGKIIATQNNVDLNTTQTLKASATNSFLITVIGSINKGINDNITNTFNALAPTGETARASVSVHVKKYADNEGQLLVTKRALKDIIQVGEVVEYEVLIENNNESEFKGVVLEDRYPSGFQYVPDSAEITHSGEDGILDNSDDVISYTDPSISNVLHFNIGDLLISSAGNNMHDKVRVRYLLRASVGTTFGKYINTAYARAVVNTRSSGALSTVSNLSSASVEIAPDKVFDTASVIGKVFEDHNQDGYQADATATGIIVHVDLAADTYISGSTTLTRDNKVISQDDIIDDLKISRLMGLSQNRTLSQSNTIIVSFNTLTPDYFAFSINSNAGSHITFSKDNNITINHSGDKAKGLRAENLNITRSLYADGKTYLWEIKIENIGLYEDGIPGIKLLSVDGITIETDEYGRYHLPDQWVLNKKGTQTLIKLDTDSLPTGMHVISENPKVLRISPNKLTKFNFSVHKK